In one Gracilinanus agilis isolate LMUSP501 chromosome 6, AgileGrace, whole genome shotgun sequence genomic region, the following are encoded:
- the RAG2 gene encoding V(D)J recombination-activating protein 2 yields MSLQMITVNNNASLIQPGFSLMNFEGQVFFFGQKGWPKRSCPTGIFLFDFKQNQLKLKPALFSKDSCYLPPLRYPATCTFQGSLELKKEQYIIHGGKTPNNELSDKIYIISATCKSNKKVTFCCTEKELVGDIPEARYGHTIDVVYSRGKSRCVIFGGRSYMPSAQRTTEKWNSVVDCSPHVFLIDLEFGCSTSYSFPELQDGLSFHVSIARNDTLYIMGGHSLSNNSRPPSLYRLKVDLPLGSPEVSCTVLPGGISISSAILTQTKSNEFVIVGGYQLENQKRMVCNIITVEDNKIEIQDMETPDWTPDIKHSKLWFGSSMGNGTVFLGIPGDNRQTISDAHYFYLLKCGGEDVMAEEQATLSCSQASTEDPGDSTPFEDSEEFCFSAEITSFDGDSDIDTYNEDDEEDESETGYWIICCPTCDVDINTWVPFYSTELNKPAMIYCSHGDGHWVHAKCMNLAEQLLIHLSKGSSKYFCNEHVEIARGLQTPKKILPLKRTPLKIHKKAPVKIITPAKKSFFRKLFD; encoded by the coding sequence ATGTCCCTACAGATGATAACAGTGAATAACAATGCCTCCTTAATCCAACCGGGTTTCTCTTTGATGAATTTTGAAGGACAAGTTTTTTTCTTTGGGCAAAAGGGATGGCCCAAGAGGTCTTGTCCCACTGGCATTTTTCTCTTCGATTTCAAACAGAACCAACTCAAACTGAAGCCTGCTCTTTTCTCAAAGGATTCCTGCTACCTCCCCCCTCTTCGATACCCCGCTACCTGCACCTTCCAAGGTAGCCTCGAGTTGAAGAAAGAGCAATACATCATCCATGGaggaaaaaccccaaataatgaACTCTCAGATAAGATTTACATCATTAGTGCCACCTGCAAAAGCAACAAGAAAGTGACTTTTTGTTGTACAGAAAAAGAATTAGTTGGAGATATTCCAGAGGCAAGATACGGCCACACCATTGATGTGGTCTATAGCCGAGGAAAAAGCAGGTGTGTCATCTTTGGAGGTCGGTCCTATATGCCATCTGCCCAGAGGACTACAGAAAAATGGAACAGTGTCGTCGACTGCTCTCCACACGTCTTCTTAATAGATCTGGAATTTGGATGCTCTACCTCCTACAGCTTCCCAGAGCTCCAGGACGGGCTCTCCTTTCATGTCTCCATCGCTAGAAACGACACCCTTTACATCATGGGGGGCCACTCTCTCTCTAATAATAGCCGACCACCCAGCCTGTACCGACTGAAGGTGGATCTGCCACTCGGGAGCCCAGAGGTGAGTTGCACCGTCTTACCAGGAGGAATCTCAATCTCCAGTGCCATCCTGACTCAAACCAAAAGCAATGAGTTTGTCATCGTGGGCGGCTACCAGCTTGAAAACCAGAAAAGGATGGTCTGCAATATCATCACCGTAGAAGACAACAAGATTGAGATCCAAGATATGGAGACCCCAGATTGGACCCCTGACATTAAACACAGCAAATTATGGTTTGGAAGCAGCATGGGGAACGGGACCGTTTTTCTTGGTATACCAGGGGACAATAGGCAAACTATTTCAGATGCCCACTACTTCTACCTCTTGAAGTGTGGTGGAGAAGATGTAATGGCAGAAGAACAGGCGACACTCTCCTGTAGTCAAGCATCAACAGAAGATCCAGGAGACTCCACTCCCTTCGAAGACTCAGAAGAATTCTGTTTCAGTGCAGAAATCACCAGCTTTGATGGGGACAGTGATATTGACACCTataatgaagatgatgaagaagatgaatcAGAAACAGGCTATTGGATCATCTGCTGCCCCACCTGTGATGTTGACATTAACACCTGGGTACCCTTCTATTCCACCGAACTCAACAAACCTGCTATGATCTACTGTTCTCACGGAGATGGCCACTGGGTCCATGCCAAGTGTATGAACTTAGCTGAACAGTTACTAATTCATCTCTCAAAAGGAAGCAGTAAATATTTCTGCAATGAGCATGTGGAGATAGCGAGGGGCCTGCAAACACCAAAAAAGATTCTACCTTTAAAAAGGACCCCATTGAAAATCCACAAAAAGGCTCCAGTGAAAATAATCACTCCAGCCAAGAAATCattttttagaaagttatttgattag